A window of the Lepisosteus oculatus isolate fLepOcu1 chromosome 14, fLepOcu1.hap2, whole genome shotgun sequence genome harbors these coding sequences:
- the LOC138242533 gene encoding antigen WC1.1-like produces the protein MTRDSPGADVPSSALPSSKTPDQLSLRLVGRGDDCAGRLEVYHNGSWGTVCDDSWDLADSEVVCRQLQCGTTLSAPVPASFSQGTGPIWLDEVGCLGNESSLGECPSAWWGQHDCGHKEDVRILCSDHTLLRLSAGCSGQAEVYYNGTWGSICANSMTDFTVAVICKQLGCGDKGTTRETNSRLSPDPKWLDFVSCRKHDSTLCPSSPWGQNDCTDREVAEITCSVPLALRLAGGTNCSGRVELRYEGSWGTVCDDSWDLQDAQVVCRQLGCGDAVSAAIEASFGPGSGAIWLDEVNCTGSRTRTTPQTQPLGGLSASPLVLLLLGALLFVVLALLVGQLIQNRNLRKALSKGALAPYHDAVYEEIEYKLAREGTYSAPRRGRFLSDELPSGYDDVEDSEGDPVLGDSITSLKEEIPEYYDDAVTVPQSPDALSGKLMSSVKEEAPEYYDDAITVPQSPDTVSGVLQPGPGVDRVLPTLPSEEGAPAPDRTDYDDVGDDSQGEDGRCETDRAVWENLLQQV, from the exons ATGACCAGAGATTCACCTGGAGCAG ACGTCCCTTCTTCAGCTCTTccctcttccaaaacaccag ATCAGCTATCCCTTAGGCTGGTTGGGAGAGGAGATGATTGTGCTGGGAGGCTGGAGGTTTATCACAAtggctcctgggggacagtgtgtgatgactcctgggacctggcaGACTCTGAGGTGGTGTGCAGGCAGCTTCAGTGTGGGACGACCCTCAGTGCCCCAGTGCCGGCCTCCTTTAGCCAGGGAACTGGTcccatctggctggacgaggtgggCTGTCTGGGGAATGAGTCGTCCCTGGGGGAGTGTCCCTCAGCATGGTGGGGACAGCACGACTGTGGACACAAGGAGGATGTGAGAATCCTGTGTTCAG ATCACACTCTCCTGAGGCTGTCTGCAGGCTGTTCAGGACAGGCAGAGGTTTACTACAATGGCACCTGGGGGAGCATCTGTGCCAACAGCATGACAGACTTCACAGTTGCAGTGATCTGtaaacagctgggctgtggagacaAGGGCACCACTAGAGAAACAAACTCCAGGCTGAGCCCTGATCCCAAATGGCTGGACTTTGTCTCCTGTCGCAAACACGACTCCACCCTGTGTCCCTCCTCCCCCTGGGGTCAGAATGACTGCACAGATCGGGAAGTGGCTGAGATCACCTGCTCAG TCCCACTGGCTCTGCGCCTTGCTGGAGGCACTAACTGCTCTGGCCGGGTGGAGCTGCGGTACGAGGGCTCCTGGGGAACAGTCTGTgacgactcctgggacctgcaggatgcccaggtggtctgcagacagctgggctgtggggatgCAGTGAGTGCAGCAATAGAGGCCTCATTCGGACCAGGGAGTGGTgccatctggctggacgaggtgaaCTGCACAGGCA gCAGAACCAGGACAACACCCCAGACACAGCCACTGGGAGGCCTGTCTGCCTCGCCCCTGGTCCTTCTGCTGCTGGGGGCTCTGCTCTTCGTGGTGCTGGCCCTGTTAGTGGGGCAGCTGATCCAGAACAGGAATCTGAGGAAAG CCCTATCTAAGGGAGCACTCGCACCCTATCATGATGCCGTTTACGAGGAAATAGAGTACAAACTGGCCAGAGAGGGAACCTACAGTGCCCCCAGGAGAG ggagattcCTCTCTGACGAGCTGCCCTCTGGATACGATGATgtggaggacagtgagggagacccaGTACTAG GAGACTCGATAACCTCTCTGAAAGAAGAGATCCcagagtactatgatgatgctgtAACTGTACCTCAGAGTCCAGATGCCTTGTCAG gaaagctgatgtcctctgtgaaagaagaggcccctgagtactatgatgatgccATCACTGTGCCccagagtccagacactgtgtcag gtgtcctccagcctggccctggagtggacagggtcctgcccacactgccctctgaagAAGGAGCCCCTGCCCCTGACAGGACTGACTACGATGATGTTGGGGATGACTCTCAAGGAGAGGATGGGCGCTGTGAGACTGACAGAGCTGTCTGGGAGAACCTCCTCCAGCAGGTCTAG